Proteins encoded within one genomic window of Spiribacter curvatus:
- a CDS encoding ABC transporter permease, which yields MQPGTFDGQFIFLCGINALVIVSALLFVDGTFMSLYNFQSMGAQVPELGLLGLGVMLAMISGRGGIDLSGIALANLAGVVAYMSAPLVFSAEAEPLQFFAAFCFVAITVGVIGGTLNGLLVGYAGITPIIATLATQLLFTGVAVGLTGGSALRLGYIPVFDKFGNMPIAGIPRTFALLLLIAIGLAALLRFTRFGIHLFLLGSNSKAARFAGIRTRSILFRAYFLSSVLASIAGIVIAARSSSVKWDYGSSYVLIAILIAVMAGVRPEGGYGRVSCVILSATALQLLTSMLNFMQISNFFRDFAWGVLLLVFLANARAQWSSYLPHFLRKKSTIT from the coding sequence ATGCAGCCAGGTACATTCGACGGCCAGTTCATTTTTCTCTGTGGCATCAATGCTCTAGTGATTGTGTCCGCGCTCCTGTTTGTCGATGGTACCTTCATGAGCCTGTATAACTTCCAGTCGATGGGTGCGCAGGTTCCTGAGCTAGGATTACTGGGACTCGGAGTCATGCTAGCCATGATTTCAGGGCGTGGCGGAATCGATCTTTCAGGTATAGCGCTCGCGAATCTGGCGGGTGTCGTCGCTTACATGAGCGCTCCGCTAGTGTTCAGCGCCGAGGCCGAACCCCTTCAGTTCTTTGCGGCTTTTTGCTTCGTGGCTATCACTGTTGGTGTGATCGGGGGCACGCTGAACGGCTTACTAGTAGGTTATGCGGGGATCACACCCATTATCGCCACTCTAGCGACCCAGCTTCTTTTCACTGGCGTTGCAGTCGGACTCACAGGCGGGTCAGCACTTCGGCTCGGCTACATCCCCGTGTTCGATAAGTTCGGCAATATGCCTATCGCGGGCATCCCGAGAACCTTTGCCCTCCTGCTTTTAATAGCTATTGGACTCGCGGCCCTATTGCGCTTCACACGCTTCGGTATCCATCTCTTTTTGTTGGGCTCAAACTCCAAGGCAGCCCGTTTCGCCGGCATAAGGACTCGGTCGATACTTTTTCGTGCCTATTTTCTATCCAGCGTGCTCGCGTCGATCGCTGGTATCGTCATCGCAGCTCGGAGTTCCAGCGTTAAGTGGGACTACGGCAGCTCCTATGTGCTGATCGCGATCCTGATAGCAGTTATGGCTGGAGTTCGGCCTGAGGGCGGATACGGGCGGGTGAGCTGCGTCATCCTTTCAGCAACAGCGCTGCAACTCCTCACCAGCATGCTCAACTTTATGCAGATATCCAACTTCTTTCGTGACTTTGCGTGGGGTGTCTTATTACTCGTTTTTCTCGCGAACGCGCGTGCTCAGTGGTCGAGCTATTTGCCGCACTTCCTTAGAAAGAAGTCAACTATCACGTAA
- a CDS encoding substrate-binding domain-containing protein, producing MTRNKRSVSALALAGVLTSMAGLATTSAMAEEQEIATVVKVTGENWFIRMEEGVKKFGADHPDISTSQVGPGRADAAQQTAIVEDLVAQEVDALAIVPMDPSTLEGVLRRAMNRGITVITHEADSMVNTQVDMEAFDNAEFGAHFAQQIAECMGEQGKWTSFVGSVGSLTHVQWADGGAAYMDQFPNMELVSPKNESFNDANQAYEAAREILRTYPDIKGFQGGSAIDVIGIGRAVEEAGLEDETCVYGLGLPQDTSAYLESGAVDGISFWDPKDAGYVMNILAGMALNGEEIKNGMDLGVPGYENVTVTEGPGDGVIVRGQAWVDVDASNWKDYPF from the coding sequence ATGACTAGAAACAAGCGTTCCGTATCAGCCCTTGCGTTGGCTGGCGTGCTCACTAGCATGGCGGGCTTGGCGACAACTTCGGCCATGGCTGAAGAACAGGAGATCGCCACCGTCGTCAAAGTAACGGGTGAAAACTGGTTCATCCGAATGGAGGAGGGAGTCAAGAAGTTTGGTGCCGATCACCCTGATATCTCAACGAGTCAGGTAGGACCGGGACGTGCCGATGCTGCTCAGCAAACCGCTATCGTAGAGGATCTAGTCGCACAAGAGGTCGACGCACTCGCTATTGTCCCGATGGATCCATCGACACTGGAGGGTGTTCTGCGGAGAGCGATGAACCGCGGTATTACTGTAATTACCCATGAAGCCGACAGCATGGTCAACACGCAGGTCGATATGGAAGCGTTCGACAATGCGGAGTTCGGTGCGCATTTCGCTCAGCAAATCGCGGAATGCATGGGCGAACAAGGCAAGTGGACCTCATTCGTCGGGTCGGTCGGCAGTCTTACTCATGTCCAGTGGGCTGACGGTGGAGCGGCTTATATGGACCAGTTCCCAAATATGGAACTGGTGTCTCCAAAAAATGAAAGCTTCAACGACGCTAACCAGGCTTACGAGGCAGCTCGGGAGATTTTGCGCACTTATCCAGATATCAAAGGTTTCCAAGGAGGATCCGCTATCGATGTCATTGGCATCGGGCGAGCCGTTGAGGAAGCTGGATTAGAGGATGAAACATGCGTCTATGGTCTGGGCCTTCCGCAAGACACCTCAGCATATTTAGAAAGTGGTGCCGTTGACGGCATTTCCTTCTGGGATCCTAAGGATGCCGGCTACGTAATGAACATCCTTGCTGGAATGGCGTTGAACGGCGAGGAGATCAAAAACGGGATGGACCTTGGCGTGCCAGGTTACGAGAACGTCACTGTCACGGAGGGTCCTGGCGATGGCGTTATCGTCAGAGGACAAGCCTGGGTTGATGTAGACGCCTCCAATTGGAAAGATTACCCCTTCTAA
- a CDS encoding ribonucleotide-diphosphate reductase subunit beta, with protein MLFEEQISRKPDLYPWTKEFIDTIWAGFWTPDEFNFRSDYSQFKTDLTRQEQEVVVRALSAIGQIEVAVKTFWADLGKTLPHPSINDLGYAMANSEVIHNMAYEKLLDVLNMTHVFEENLNEPVIRGRIDYLKKYNEKVYADQRKQFIYAITLFTLFVENVSLFSQFYIILHLNRNKAVLKDVSQQVQYTMNEESVHSKVGIRLIQELRAEYPELFDAGMRARIEHECLESLKAEDGVIDWIMGDYAVEGLDADILKAFIRKRMKESIDQIGLDSSAIHIDQARVDQTFWFDETLLGYKMTDFFQKTPVEYSKGQGVDAEDLF; from the coding sequence ATGCTTTTCGAAGAACAGATCAGCCGCAAGCCTGACCTCTATCCGTGGACAAAGGAGTTCATCGATACGATCTGGGCGGGGTTCTGGACGCCGGATGAATTCAACTTCCGCAGCGATTACAGCCAGTTCAAGACCGACCTGACCCGGCAGGAGCAGGAGGTCGTGGTCCGGGCATTGTCCGCCATCGGGCAGATTGAAGTGGCGGTCAAAACCTTCTGGGCCGATCTGGGCAAGACGCTGCCCCATCCGAGCATCAACGACCTGGGGTATGCGATGGCCAATAGCGAGGTCATCCACAACATGGCCTACGAAAAGCTCCTCGACGTGCTGAATATGACCCACGTCTTCGAGGAGAACCTCAACGAGCCGGTCATCCGGGGCCGGATCGACTATCTCAAGAAGTACAACGAGAAGGTCTACGCCGATCAGCGTAAGCAGTTCATCTACGCGATCACCCTGTTCACGCTGTTCGTCGAGAACGTCAGCCTGTTCAGCCAGTTCTACATCATCCTGCACCTGAACCGTAACAAGGCGGTCCTCAAGGACGTCTCCCAGCAGGTCCAGTACACGATGAACGAGGAATCGGTGCACTCGAAGGTCGGCATTCGGCTGATTCAGGAGCTTCGGGCCGAGTACCCCGAGCTCTTTGACGCGGGCATGCGGGCGCGCATCGAGCATGAATGCCTGGAGTCGCTGAAAGCCGAGGATGGTGTGATCGACTGGATCATGGGCGACTACGCAGTCGAGGGGCTCGATGCCGATATCCTGAAGGCGTTCATCCGCAAGCGCATGAAGGAGTCGATCGATCAGATCGGTCTCGACAGCAGCGCGATCCACATCGACCAGGCACGGGTTGACCAGACGTTCTGGTTCGACGAGACGCTGCTCGGCTACAAGATGACGGACTTCTTCCAGAAAACGCCGGTGGAATACAGCAAGGGCCAGGGCGTCGACGCGGAAGACCTTTTCTAG
- a CDS encoding bifunctional sugar-binding transcriptional regulator/dihydroxyacetone kinase subunit DhaK, producing the protein MGSASTGHTPLKFQDDALLWAAWLYYEEGLTQGGIAKAMNVSRPTVNSYLAEARANGIVNISISGERLKSLSIAQQLQAHFGLQECLAIPGEEGARSLIERLGSAGGQALSTLIQSGDNVAVTWGRTMLSVAKAAATHVPTRTDVRVIQATGGTTANIRYTPEACASQLAESLGARCIPISAPAILSSHEARSLLLSEPVIAEQFASLAAANRIVLGISSLRGDSTIHESGFFDSSLKQYDHYRSAVGSIAGWFFDANGIPVDGPLSDRTVAIDLESLRTIETRIAIAGGYDKVPAILAALRGQLINVLITDAATGEAILHADGVETQRLRSSNRWPRPDKSALPERTGVKKFLNSPRDAVSESLEGALRTYPHFIQATGHSKRAVQASATPPKGKVGLVIGGGSGHDPAFLGYVGRGLADAAAVGNVFASPPPDRIVNCTRAACQGAGVLYIYGNYTGDTMNFDMAAERANAEGIDVRTILTTDDAAFSAAEDRESRRGTAGSVFVFKIAGAACDRLYGLDDCERLARKANDATFTMGIGLEAASLPETSRPTFHIAPGDMEVGVGIHGEPGAAREEITTADLAVDRICDRLFSEMDLVSGDRVAMLVNSLGATPMMELFIIARRLHERIEARNAVAWRNFIGYYCTSLDMVGASVTLMKLDDELLELLDHPCAGFGLQLPAYPCDQ; encoded by the coding sequence ATGGGATCGGCCTCCACAGGGCATACACCTTTGAAGTTCCAGGACGACGCGCTGCTTTGGGCGGCTTGGTTGTACTACGAAGAGGGCCTTACCCAGGGGGGCATCGCTAAGGCGATGAATGTTTCGCGGCCTACCGTGAACAGCTACCTTGCTGAGGCGCGTGCTAATGGCATCGTTAACATCTCGATCTCGGGCGAACGTCTTAAATCGTTGTCTATCGCACAGCAACTTCAGGCGCATTTCGGCCTGCAAGAGTGCCTTGCGATTCCTGGTGAAGAGGGCGCTCGATCGCTAATAGAGCGATTAGGTTCCGCTGGCGGGCAGGCATTGTCTACTCTGATACAGTCGGGAGACAACGTAGCAGTCACCTGGGGACGGACGATGTTGTCGGTGGCGAAGGCTGCCGCAACGCACGTGCCAACTCGCACGGACGTGCGCGTCATTCAAGCCACCGGTGGAACAACGGCTAATATTCGTTACACTCCAGAAGCTTGCGCTTCGCAACTTGCCGAAAGCCTTGGAGCCCGTTGCATTCCCATTTCCGCACCTGCGATCCTGTCTAGTCACGAAGCAAGATCCCTGCTTCTATCGGAGCCCGTCATTGCTGAGCAGTTTGCTTCATTGGCGGCTGCTAATCGAATCGTCTTAGGCATTTCGTCGCTACGGGGAGATTCTACAATCCATGAAAGTGGGTTCTTTGATAGTAGTCTCAAGCAGTATGACCACTACCGCAGCGCGGTAGGATCTATCGCCGGCTGGTTCTTCGATGCCAATGGAATCCCAGTGGATGGCCCGCTCAGCGATCGAACAGTGGCTATCGACCTAGAATCCCTTCGGACAATCGAAACGCGAATCGCGATCGCGGGCGGGTATGACAAAGTGCCGGCGATTCTTGCCGCACTGCGTGGGCAGCTGATCAACGTGCTGATTACTGATGCTGCAACCGGTGAGGCAATACTGCATGCGGATGGCGTAGAAACGCAAAGGCTGCGTTCTTCCAATCGCTGGCCGAGACCGGATAAGTCGGCACTCCCCGAGCGTACTGGCGTTAAGAAATTTCTAAATTCACCACGCGACGCAGTATCGGAATCCCTTGAGGGTGCCCTGCGCACCTATCCCCACTTCATTCAGGCCACCGGGCATTCAAAGCGCGCTGTACAGGCATCGGCTACGCCGCCTAAGGGCAAGGTCGGTCTGGTGATCGGAGGCGGTTCTGGTCACGACCCCGCCTTTTTAGGGTATGTGGGACGTGGCTTGGCTGATGCTGCGGCCGTCGGCAATGTGTTTGCATCGCCACCGCCGGATCGCATCGTCAACTGCACGCGAGCTGCCTGTCAGGGGGCCGGCGTTTTGTACATCTATGGCAACTACACCGGCGACACCATGAACTTTGATATGGCCGCAGAGCGGGCAAATGCTGAAGGTATCGACGTGCGCACGATCCTGACAACCGACGATGCCGCCTTCTCGGCGGCAGAGGACCGCGAATCGCGGCGAGGAACCGCCGGTAGCGTATTTGTTTTCAAGATTGCCGGTGCGGCATGCGACCGGCTTTACGGCTTGGATGACTGCGAGCGTCTGGCGCGCAAGGCAAACGACGCGACCTTCACCATGGGTATCGGGCTGGAGGCCGCCTCTCTGCCGGAGACTAGCCGACCAACCTTTCACATTGCTCCAGGAGATATGGAGGTCGGGGTCGGTATCCATGGTGAACCCGGCGCTGCCCGCGAGGAGATAACCACTGCGGACCTGGCGGTAGATCGAATCTGTGATCGTTTGTTTTCGGAAATGGATCTTGTTTCTGGAGATCGGGTTGCAATGCTCGTGAATTCCTTAGGAGCGACGCCAATGATGGAGCTCTTCATCATCGCCCGTCGGCTCCACGAGCGCATCGAGGCGCGCAACGCGGTCGCCTGGAGAAATTTCATCGGTTATTACTGCACGTCACTGGATATGGTCGGTGCGTCGGTAACGTTAATGAAGCTAGACGACGAACTGCTTGAGCTGCTTGACCATCCCTGTGCCGGGTTTGGTCTGCAACTCCCAGCATATCCGTGCGATCAATGA
- the dhaL gene encoding dihydroxyacetone kinase subunit DhaL: MAELDSDFIARFFCEAAARLEEQRDELCQLDGLVGDGDHGTSMANGFAALAALVRGGSSHTKIPGALLREAADEFLSHVGATVGPLYATGLLDTSEAMGEGAPWELNEFPRLMACLTQGIARRGKAAEGDKTMLDAWLPATPAAEASLARGASAAEAALCAREAAAEGARATASMIASRGRAARLKERSIGYQDPGAVSASIVIEALVETIEATPEAR; this comes from the coding sequence ATGGCCGAACTAGACTCTGACTTCATCGCACGATTTTTCTGCGAGGCAGCGGCGCGGCTCGAGGAGCAGCGTGATGAGCTCTGTCAGCTCGACGGGCTTGTTGGTGATGGGGATCATGGCACGTCAATGGCCAATGGATTCGCCGCTCTGGCGGCACTTGTGCGTGGCGGTTCCAGCCATACAAAAATCCCCGGCGCTCTATTGCGCGAGGCAGCGGACGAGTTTCTGAGTCACGTGGGCGCTACAGTTGGACCACTTTATGCGACTGGGCTGCTGGATACGTCCGAAGCCATGGGAGAGGGAGCACCGTGGGAGCTGAACGAGTTCCCGCGCCTCATGGCTTGCCTCACCCAGGGTATCGCGCGACGCGGAAAGGCGGCAGAAGGTGATAAAACCATGCTCGACGCATGGCTACCCGCAACCCCTGCTGCTGAGGCCAGCCTTGCTCGTGGTGCCTCTGCTGCCGAGGCGGCACTTTGCGCCAGGGAAGCGGCCGCTGAGGGGGCGCGGGCCACCGCGAGCATGATCGCCTCGCGAGGACGCGCAGCGCGGTTGAAAGAGCGGAGCATTGGTTATCAAGATCCTGGGGCAGTCTCCGCATCGATTGTCATCGAAGCCCTTGTAGAGACAATCGAGGCGACGCCGGAGGCGCGCTAA
- the dhaL gene encoding dihydroxyacetone kinase subunit DhaL, which yields MTGISNTKNAGIILEVATCIVANKAYLSEIDGQIGDGDHGNNMAKGFSMAADRIAAEDSLADGLSVLSDVLMTEIGGSMGPLYGMMFEDMAEAVRGESIIDEVVFQRMLEAGQQAVVNVGSAQIGDKTLLDTLSPATEVFANTPGTFEERLAAAKAAAMAGRDSTQDMIARIGRSSRLGERSRGVLDAGATSCCMILCILVDNVSRRLA from the coding sequence ATGACTGGTATCAGTAACACGAAAAATGCCGGTATTATTCTGGAGGTAGCTACGTGTATTGTCGCCAACAAGGCATACCTTTCGGAGATCGATGGGCAAATCGGTGACGGGGATCACGGCAACAATATGGCAAAGGGTTTTTCAATGGCGGCCGATCGCATTGCCGCTGAAGACTCTCTCGCCGACGGGCTTTCAGTGCTCTCCGACGTGCTCATGACCGAAATCGGCGGGTCGATGGGGCCGCTATACGGTATGATGTTCGAAGACATGGCAGAAGCTGTCCGTGGCGAGTCGATCATAGACGAAGTGGTTTTTCAGCGCATGCTCGAGGCTGGCCAGCAGGCGGTTGTTAACGTCGGATCAGCGCAGATCGGGGACAAGACACTGCTCGATACGCTCTCTCCAGCAACAGAAGTATTCGCCAATACCCCGGGTACTTTTGAGGAACGACTGGCAGCGGCGAAAGCTGCTGCGATGGCGGGTCGCGATAGCACGCAGGACATGATTGCGCGGATCGGCCGCTCAAGCCGATTGGGTGAGCGTTCAAGGGGAGTGCTGGATGCCGGTGCCACCTCATGCTGTATGATCTTATGCATCTTGGTGGACAACGTCAGTCGCCGCTTGGCCTGA
- a CDS encoding dihydroxyacetone kinase subunit DhaK, translating to MSRERSPRANQRAPTFVKQPQYYVKFGAVGPGHDLTVAGGKHKPGSGFMQRLINDPNDLVDEAVRGFARAHSDLVTLHPENQRVVISRRGPASGRVGVVTGGGSGHEPAFMGYVGHNMVDAVAVGELFSSPTAKSFYDAIKAADSGSGVCVLYGNYAGDNMNVKMAARMAAKDGIEVTTVVANDDVCSAPAAERRKRRGVAGEILMWKVGGAKAATGASLEAVRATAQKAVDSTRSVGVGLAPCTLPANGKPNFEIAPGTMEVGIGHHGEPGMEVVDLKPVNDVADDMLDIVLAEQDLAAEDALCILVSGLGATPINELYVLYDRVASRIQSMDVEIVQPLVGNYFTSLDMMGVTLTVMRLDHELRELMASEAISPGLWVSA from the coding sequence ATGAGCCGCGAACGTTCACCTAGAGCAAACCAGAGGGCGCCGACATTTGTCAAACAGCCGCAATACTATGTAAAGTTTGGAGCAGTGGGGCCCGGACATGACTTAACGGTGGCCGGCGGAAAACACAAACCGGGGAGCGGTTTTATGCAGAGGCTGATTAACGATCCCAATGACTTGGTCGATGAGGCAGTGAGAGGCTTTGCGAGAGCACATAGCGATCTCGTGACACTTCATCCTGAGAATCAGAGGGTGGTTATCTCACGGCGTGGCCCCGCATCCGGCCGCGTTGGAGTTGTTACTGGCGGTGGATCCGGGCATGAACCCGCGTTTATGGGATACGTCGGCCACAACATGGTTGATGCGGTGGCGGTTGGGGAGCTTTTCTCCTCGCCGACGGCCAAGAGCTTTTACGACGCCATTAAGGCCGCCGACAGCGGCAGCGGCGTCTGCGTGCTTTACGGCAACTATGCCGGCGACAACATGAATGTGAAGATGGCTGCGCGCATGGCGGCCAAGGACGGCATCGAGGTGACTACGGTTGTCGCCAACGACGATGTCTGCTCGGCACCGGCTGCAGAGCGCAGGAAACGCCGCGGCGTCGCCGGCGAGATCCTGATGTGGAAAGTCGGTGGCGCGAAGGCCGCCACCGGCGCATCACTAGAGGCGGTACGGGCCACCGCGCAAAAGGCGGTGGATTCTACCCGCTCGGTGGGCGTGGGGCTCGCTCCCTGCACCTTGCCCGCCAACGGCAAACCGAATTTCGAGATCGCCCCCGGCACGATGGAAGTAGGGATTGGGCACCATGGTGAACCTGGTATGGAGGTCGTCGACCTCAAGCCTGTGAATGATGTTGCCGACGATATGCTAGATATCGTACTGGCCGAGCAGGATCTCGCCGCCGAAGATGCGCTATGCATACTGGTCTCTGGACTAGGGGCGACGCCAATCAACGAGCTCTATGTTCTTTACGATCGAGTGGCGTCTCGAATTCAGTCCATGGACGTCGAGATCGTGCAGCCATTGGTGGGTAACTACTTCACCTCGCTGGATATGATGGGTGTCACTCTGACCGTCATGAGACTGGATCATGAGCTCCGCGAGCTGATGGCATCCGAAGCGATCAGTCCGGGGCTGTGGGTGTCTGCATGA
- a CDS encoding ABC transporter permease, producing the protein MNRISPVGKDNQAQRRRAIFVWAAHNPAIFPFLLIVITSFVVGLINPDFWQLTTLFDVLRASVVTGLFALGVLLILAAGGLDVSFTAIAALVMYSVTLLVVEFFPDLGIVSIFLAGAVGGAALGGVNGFLVHSLQAPALIVTIGTQYALRGFLLTFIGTQLFMNIPDSMTAFGKSNLVSVTSKNGLSVDLPAYFLLLVVAALATAAILRYTIFGRAIYAVGGNPDIAARLGYRIVWIRVLVFAYAGLLAGLAGITHVMANRLANPFDLVGSELAVIAAVILGGARITGGSGNVVGTMLGVLLITLINNVLILVGIPSEWQTAILGGFILIGGMFFSLLDRFKTD; encoded by the coding sequence ATGAATAGGATAAGCCCTGTCGGGAAAGATAATCAGGCGCAGCGACGCCGAGCAATATTCGTGTGGGCGGCGCACAACCCTGCCATCTTCCCTTTCCTGCTGATCGTGATCACCTCTTTCGTTGTCGGACTGATTAACCCGGATTTCTGGCAACTAACGACGCTTTTTGACGTCTTGCGTGCCTCGGTTGTCACCGGGCTATTCGCGCTGGGCGTACTGCTGATTCTTGCCGCAGGCGGGCTGGACGTCTCGTTTACAGCCATCGCTGCATTGGTGATGTATTCGGTGACTCTGTTAGTTGTGGAATTTTTTCCCGACCTAGGTATTGTATCGATATTTCTGGCTGGCGCCGTCGGTGGCGCAGCTCTTGGCGGAGTCAATGGATTCCTAGTGCACTCACTGCAGGCGCCGGCGTTGATTGTTACGATCGGCACCCAGTACGCACTGAGGGGGTTTTTGCTGACATTTATCGGTACTCAATTATTCATGAATATTCCCGATTCGATGACAGCATTTGGCAAATCAAACTTGGTTTCAGTGACATCCAAGAATGGTTTGTCTGTGGATCTTCCAGCTTATTTCCTGCTGCTGGTAGTGGCAGCTCTCGCCACCGCCGCGATACTCCGCTATACGATCTTCGGCAGAGCGATTTATGCCGTTGGGGGTAATCCGGATATTGCTGCTCGGCTCGGCTATAGAATAGTATGGATAAGAGTTCTGGTATTTGCATACGCAGGACTCCTGGCTGGACTGGCAGGAATTACGCATGTAATGGCAAATCGCCTCGCCAATCCATTCGATCTGGTCGGCTCAGAACTTGCCGTTATTGCCGCTGTTATACTTGGTGGTGCGAGAATCACGGGTGGCTCTGGCAATGTAGTCGGAACAATGCTCGGCGTGCTGCTAATAACTCTCATCAACAATGTTCTGATTTTGGTCGGCATACCGAGTGAATGGCAGACGGCTATACTCGGGGGCTTCATTCTGATCGGCGGTATGTTTTTCTCTCTGCTAGATCGATTTAAAACCGATTGA
- a CDS encoding sugar ABC transporter ATP-binding protein produces the protein MDNAFLQVCSAHKRYGGVHALKGVSLSIRAGELYHLLGENGCGKSTLIKIIAGAEAPTEGQILLNGHEVTALDPIHALSAGIETVYQDLSLLPNLTVAENIALPQQLVKAKGRLLRPIMPTKLDATAAKALEVVGLPSGRAFLRRQIDTLPLSTRQLVAISRTVAIDAKLVIMDEPTTSLTRNEVNHLIRVIRRLQENGAAVLFVTHKLDEAREIGGTGFVMRDGELIRECDLSASTNVDLAYWMTGRELEQGRFREAMPQSDVPLLEVMGLSHFQHYNGINLTVGHGEILGITGLSDSGRNEIGLALAGMMKPQAGCIKLGGVRLDVSRPFRVIEAGVAYVPEERLDEGLFLDKPIFINIAMSVTSRLKGALGLVSIARMRSLADRLVRSLEIMISHLDAPVSSLSGGNQQRVLIGRWLATSPRLLVLHGPTMGVDVGSKDTIYRIIHAEAQAGTGIIMISDDLPELIQNCDRILVMSRGRLRRDIKADTVDEKTLYDAVVGSDERLPNDE, from the coding sequence ATGGACAACGCCTTCCTACAGGTTTGCTCTGCTCACAAGCGTTACGGTGGCGTTCACGCCCTCAAGGGTGTCAGTCTGAGCATTCGAGCCGGTGAGCTCTATCACTTGCTTGGCGAAAACGGTTGTGGGAAGTCAACACTTATCAAGATCATTGCAGGAGCAGAAGCTCCGACTGAAGGTCAAATCCTGTTAAATGGTCACGAAGTCACAGCTCTCGATCCTATTCATGCACTTTCAGCTGGAATAGAGACCGTTTATCAGGATTTGTCTCTGCTACCCAATCTAACTGTCGCCGAAAACATCGCTTTGCCACAACAGCTCGTCAAGGCAAAAGGCCGATTGCTTCGCCCCATTATGCCAACAAAGCTCGATGCAACAGCAGCCAAGGCCCTCGAGGTTGTTGGCTTGCCCTCCGGGCGAGCCTTCCTCAGAAGGCAAATTGACACGCTTCCACTATCTACACGTCAATTAGTAGCAATCTCCCGCACCGTTGCCATAGATGCCAAATTGGTGATCATGGATGAGCCGACGACATCCCTTACTCGAAACGAGGTCAACCACCTTATTCGCGTTATTAGACGGCTACAAGAAAATGGTGCCGCCGTGCTTTTTGTCACCCATAAATTGGACGAGGCGCGCGAGATTGGCGGAACGGGCTTCGTCATGCGGGACGGTGAATTAATTCGCGAGTGCGATCTATCGGCGTCAACCAATGTGGATCTAGCATACTGGATGACAGGGCGCGAGCTCGAGCAGGGGCGTTTCCGTGAGGCAATGCCACAGTCAGATGTCCCACTGCTTGAGGTGATGGGATTGAGCCACTTCCAACATTATAACGGAATCAATTTAACCGTAGGCCATGGTGAAATCCTCGGTATTACTGGGCTGTCCGATTCCGGCCGTAATGAGATTGGACTGGCGCTGGCCGGCATGATGAAGCCCCAAGCTGGTTGTATCAAGCTTGGGGGTGTTCGGTTGGATGTCTCTCGACCTTTCCGGGTGATCGAAGCTGGGGTGGCGTATGTCCCCGAGGAAAGGCTAGATGAAGGTCTGTTCCTCGACAAGCCAATTTTCATCAATATCGCGATGTCAGTCACGAGTCGCCTCAAGGGAGCCTTAGGACTGGTGAGCATTGCTAGAATGCGGTCATTAGCGGACCGTCTTGTACGGAGTCTTGAGATCATGATTTCGCACTTAGACGCGCCGGTGTCATCGCTATCAGGTGGCAATCAGCAGCGCGTCCTCATTGGACGATGGCTGGCAACATCTCCGCGTCTACTTGTTCTGCACGGCCCAACCATGGGGGTAGACGTAGGTTCCAAAGATACCATATATCGAATTATTCACGCGGAGGCTCAAGCCGGAACTGGGATCATTATGATTTCAGATGATCTACCTGAACTGATACAGAACTGTGACCGTATTCTTGTGATGAGCCGCGGGCGTCTGCGTAGAGATATCAAGGCAGATACAGTCGATGAGAAAACGCTCTATGACGCCGTGGTGGGTTCTGATGAGAGGTTGCCAAACGATGAATAG